A region of Streptomyces sp. TG1A-60 DNA encodes the following proteins:
- a CDS encoding P-II family nitrogen regulator has protein sequence MKLITAVVKPHRLDEIKEALQAFGVHGLTVTEASGYGRQRGHTEVYRGAEYTVDLVPKIRIEVLAEDDDAEQLIDVIVKAARTGKIGDGKVWSLPVETAVRVRTGERGPDAL, from the coding sequence ATGAAGCTGATCACCGCAGTCGTCAAGCCGCACAGGCTCGACGAGATCAAGGAAGCCCTCCAGGCCTTCGGGGTCCATGGTCTGACGGTCACCGAGGCGAGCGGCTACGGTCGGCAGCGGGGACACACCGAGGTGTACCGCGGCGCCGAGTACACGGTCGACCTGGTTCCCAAGATCCGGATCGAGGTACTGGCGGAGGACGACGACGCCGAGCAGTTGATCGACGTCATCGTCAAGGCCGCCCGCACCGGCAAGATCGGTGACGGCAAGGTCTGGTCCCTCCCGGTCGAGACGGCCGTTCGGGTCCGGACCGGCGAGCGCGGCCCGGACGCGCTCTGA
- a CDS encoding LLM class flavin-dependent oxidoreductase, which yields MPVTVVRFNLVEPGATPASLRARYRAAVEMAAYADERGISAVQTEEHHGVDNNWLPSPFVFAGAVFGATRRITVTVSAVIGPLHDPLRLAEDIAVLDLVSGGRLVTVAGIGYRPEEYAQFDVDWKGRGKLQDEVLETLLQAWTGERFHYRGRTVRVTPRPGTEPHPPLLVGGSSKAAARRAARLGLPFFPSAHLPELEAYYRERLVEYGTEGWTMMPAAETPLLHVAEDPDRAWAEYGGHFLHEARTYASWQSGGIRSAVRSGAATVAELRAEGVYRIVTPDACVALGLDNYVLHPLAGGMPVEEGWRGLRLFAERVLPRLDG from the coding sequence ATGCCCGTCACGGTCGTCCGTTTCAACCTGGTCGAGCCCGGCGCGACGCCCGCCTCGCTCCGGGCCCGCTACCGGGCCGCCGTCGAGATGGCCGCGTACGCCGATGAGCGGGGCATCTCTGCCGTGCAGACGGAGGAGCACCACGGGGTCGACAACAACTGGTTGCCGTCGCCGTTCGTGTTCGCGGGGGCGGTGTTCGGGGCGACGCGGCGGATCACGGTGACGGTGTCGGCGGTGATCGGTCCGCTGCACGACCCGCTGCGGTTGGCCGAGGACATCGCCGTGCTGGACCTGGTGAGCGGCGGGCGGCTGGTGACCGTCGCCGGGATCGGATACCGGCCGGAGGAGTACGCGCAGTTCGACGTCGACTGGAAGGGGCGCGGAAAACTCCAGGACGAGGTGCTGGAGACGCTGCTCCAGGCATGGACCGGTGAGCGGTTTCACTACCGGGGACGCACGGTCCGGGTCACCCCGCGACCGGGCACCGAGCCGCATCCGCCGCTGCTGGTCGGCGGCTCGTCGAAGGCCGCGGCCCGCAGGGCGGCCCGCCTCGGCCTCCCCTTCTTCCCGAGCGCGCATCTGCCGGAGCTGGAGGCGTACTACAGGGAGCGGCTGGTCGAGTACGGCACCGAGGGCTGGACCATGATGCCCGCCGCCGAGACCCCGTTGCTGCATGTCGCGGAGGATCCGGACCGGGCGTGGGCCGAGTACGGCGGGCACTTCCTGCACGAGGCGCGGACGTACGCCTCCTGGCAGTCGGGCGGCATACGGTCGGCCGTGCGGTCGGGGGCCGCGACGGTGGCGGAGCTGCGCGCGGAGGGCGTGTACCGGATCGTCACGCCGGACGCGTGCGTGGCGCTGGGCCTGGACAACTACGTACTGCATCCGCTGGCGGGCGGGATGCCGGTCGAGGAGGGGTGGCGCGGACTGCGGCTGTTCGCGGAGCGGGTGCTGCCGCGGCTCGACGGCTGA
- a CDS encoding sugar porter family MFS transporter — MTSTAQSSKAGARDAPPDHLSHVIFIAAAAAMGGFLFGYDSAVINGAVEAIRDRYDIGSTALAQVIAVALIGCAVGAATAGRIADRIGRIRCMQIAAVLFIASAVGSALPFALYDLAFWRVVGGFAIGMASVIGPAYIAEVAPPAYRGRLGSFQQAAIVIGIAISQLVNWGILNAAEGDQRGELLGLEAWQIMLGVMVVPAVLYGLLTFAIPESPRFLISVGRNERAREVLTEVEGEGVDPDARVAEIESAMNREHDSTFRDLLGGSFLFKPIVWVGIGLSVFQQFVGINVAFYYSATLWQSVGVDPTASFFYSFTTSIINIVGTVIAMIFVDRIGRKPLALIGSVGMVLGLALEAWAFSFDLVDGRLPATQGWVALIAAHVFVLFFALSWGVVVWVMLGEMFPNRLRAAALGVAASAQWIANWAITASFPSLAEWNLSLTYVIYTVFAALSIPFVLKFVKETKGKALEEMG; from the coding sequence GTGACCAGCACTGCGCAGTCATCCAAGGCGGGAGCGCGGGACGCTCCGCCCGACCATCTCTCGCACGTGATCTTCATCGCGGCGGCGGCCGCGATGGGCGGCTTCCTCTTCGGCTACGACAGCGCCGTGATCAACGGCGCCGTCGAAGCCATCCGGGACCGCTACGACATCGGTTCCACGGCCCTGGCCCAGGTCATCGCCGTCGCCCTGATCGGCTGTGCCGTCGGTGCCGCCACCGCTGGCCGTATCGCCGACCGCATCGGCCGGATCCGGTGCATGCAGATCGCCGCCGTACTCTTCATCGCCAGCGCCGTCGGCTCCGCGCTCCCCTTCGCGCTGTACGACCTCGCGTTCTGGCGCGTCGTCGGCGGCTTCGCCATCGGCATGGCGTCCGTCATCGGCCCCGCCTACATCGCCGAAGTCGCCCCGCCCGCGTACCGAGGACGGCTCGGCTCCTTCCAGCAGGCCGCGATCGTCATCGGCATCGCCATCTCCCAGCTGGTCAACTGGGGCATCCTGAACGCCGCCGAGGGCGACCAGCGCGGTGAGCTGCTCGGCCTGGAGGCCTGGCAGATCATGCTCGGCGTCATGGTCGTCCCGGCCGTCCTCTACGGTCTGCTCACCTTCGCCATCCCCGAGTCCCCGCGCTTCCTGATCTCCGTCGGCAGGAACGAGCGCGCCCGTGAGGTGCTCACCGAGGTCGAGGGCGAGGGCGTGGACCCGGACGCCCGGGTCGCCGAGATCGAATCGGCCATGAACCGCGAGCACGATTCGACCTTCAGGGACCTGCTCGGCGGGAGCTTCCTCTTCAAGCCGATCGTCTGGGTCGGTATCGGCCTGTCGGTCTTCCAGCAGTTCGTCGGCATCAACGTGGCGTTCTACTACTCCGCGACACTGTGGCAGTCCGTCGGTGTCGACCCGACCGCGTCGTTCTTCTACTCCTTCACGACCTCGATCATCAACATCGTCGGCACCGTCATCGCGATGATCTTCGTGGACCGCATCGGCCGCAAGCCGCTCGCCCTCATCGGCTCCGTCGGCATGGTCCTCGGCCTCGCCCTGGAGGCCTGGGCCTTCTCCTTCGACCTCGTCGACGGCAGGCTCCCCGCCACCCAGGGCTGGGTCGCCCTGATCGCCGCCCACGTCTTCGTCCTCTTCTTCGCCCTCTCCTGGGGTGTCGTCGTCTGGGTCATGCTCGGCGAGATGTTCCCGAACAGGCTCCGTGCCGCCGCCCTGGGCGTGGCCGCCTCCGCACAGTGGATCGCCAACTGGGCCATCACGGCGAGCTTCCCGTCCCTGGCCGAGTGGAACCTCTCCCTGACGTATGTGATCTACACGGTCTTCGCCGCCCTCTCCATCCCCTTCGTCCTCAAGTTCGTGAAGGAGACGAAGGGCAAGGCGCTGGAAGAGATGGGTTAG
- the ftsY gene encoding signal recognition particle-docking protein FtsY, with amino-acid sequence MELILAVVIAVVVLGVLGGLVVGGRKKKAKTLPGAPPTTPDITAPPAEPHVGDEAEEPRDQPRRTIEEVDLPDATATAPVAVEEPPAAPAIEVPEPTAGRLVRLRARLSRSQNALGKGLLTLLSREHLDDDTWEEIEDTLLTADVGVQPTQELVEQLRERVKILGTRTPAELRALLREELLKILVPEFDRAVNTDSPLDTPGIVMVVGVNGTGKTTTTGKLARVLVADGKNVVLGAADTFRAAAADQLQTWGERVGARTVRGPEGGDPASVAFDAVKEGIEEGADVVLIDTAGRLHTKTGLMDELGKVKRVVEKHAPLDEVLLVLDATTGQNGLVQARVFAEVVNITGIVLTKLDGTAKGGIVIAVQRELGVPVKLIGLGEGADDLAPFEPEAFVDALIGE; translated from the coding sequence ATGGAACTCATCCTTGCTGTAGTCATCGCCGTGGTCGTGCTCGGCGTGCTGGGCGGGCTCGTCGTAGGCGGCCGCAAGAAGAAGGCGAAGACCCTGCCCGGGGCGCCCCCCACGACACCCGACATCACCGCACCACCGGCCGAGCCGCACGTCGGCGACGAGGCCGAGGAGCCGCGCGACCAACCGCGCAGAACGATCGAGGAGGTGGACCTCCCGGATGCCACGGCGACGGCGCCCGTCGCCGTCGAGGAGCCGCCGGCCGCCCCCGCGATCGAGGTCCCCGAGCCGACCGCCGGCCGTCTGGTGCGGCTGCGCGCCCGGCTCTCCCGCTCGCAGAACGCGCTCGGCAAGGGGCTGCTCACGCTGCTCTCGCGCGAGCACCTCGACGACGACACCTGGGAGGAGATCGAGGACACCCTCCTCACCGCCGACGTCGGCGTGCAGCCCACCCAGGAGCTGGTCGAACAATTGCGCGAGCGTGTGAAGATCCTCGGTACCCGCACTCCGGCGGAGCTGCGCGCGCTGCTGCGCGAGGAGCTGCTCAAGATCCTCGTCCCGGAGTTCGACCGCGCGGTCAACACCGACTCGCCGCTCGACACCCCGGGCATCGTGATGGTCGTCGGCGTCAACGGCACCGGCAAGACCACCACCACCGGCAAGCTCGCCCGGGTCCTCGTCGCCGATGGCAAGAACGTCGTCCTGGGCGCCGCCGACACCTTCCGCGCCGCCGCCGCCGACCAGCTGCAGACCTGGGGCGAGCGCGTCGGCGCCCGCACGGTGCGCGGTCCCGAGGGCGGCGACCCGGCGTCCGTCGCCTTCGACGCCGTCAAGGAGGGCATCGAGGAGGGCGCCGACGTCGTCCTCATCGACACCGCCGGCCGGCTGCACACCAAGACCGGCCTCATGGACGAACTCGGCAAGGTCAAGCGCGTCGTCGAGAAGCACGCGCCGCTCGACGAGGTGCTCCTCGTCCTCGACGCCACCACCGGTCAGAACGGCCTCGTCCAGGCCCGCGTCTTCGCCGAGGTCGTCAACATCACCGGCATCGTCCTCACCAAGCTGGACGGCACCGCCAAGGGCGGCATCGTCATCGCCGTACAGCGCGAGCTGGGCGTACCCGTCAAGCTCATCGGCCTGGGAGAGGGCGCGGACGACCTGGCGCCGTTCGAGCCGGAGGCGTTCGTGGACGCGCTGATCGGCGAGTGA
- a CDS encoding [protein-PII] uridylyltransferase encodes MTGTDVRTDAEDSGPSGYAAARLRLLQEEARSGPPRRTALAELTDDWLGGLFAAGACEPHGVSLVAVGGYGRGELSPRSDLDLLLLHDGSDQEAVATLADRIWYPVWDLGLALDHSVRTPAEARKTAGEDLKVQLGLLDARHIAGDPGLTAGLRTAVLADWRNQAPKRLPELQELCAERAERQGELQYLLEPDLKEARGGLRDATMLRAVAASWLADAPREGLADARRSLLDVRDALHLTTGRATDRLALQEQDQVAAELGLLDADTLLRQVYEAARVISYASDVTWREVGRVLRSRAVRPRLRKLVGDRSDFLRRAVVGDGRALGGGKPVAERSPLAEGVVEQDGEVVLARAAKPDRDPVLPLRAAAAAAQAGLPLSLHAVRRLAAAARPMPTPWPAEAREQLVTLLGSGRPTVDVWEALEAEGLITHLLPDWERVRCRPQRNAVHIWTVDRHLIETAVRASELTRRVHRPDLLLVAALLHDIGKGWPGDHSVAGEIIAKDVAARIGFDREDVAVLSTLVRHHLLLVDTATRRDLEDPATVRSVADAVGSPGTLELLHALTESDALATGPAAWSSWRASLVSELVKRVEAVFAGDAPEEPEPGDPSAEQERLAIEAFRTGGPVLSLRAQPDGATADAEEKEEKADPEPLGVELLIAVPDQEGVVPAVAGILAMHRLTVRTAELRALDLPDVEGSVLLLNWRVAAEYGSLPQAARLRSDLVRALDGSLDIAGRLAERDAAYPRRRGVVAPPPRVTVAAAASRHATVIEVRAQDAPGLLHRIGRALEEAGVRVRSAHVSTLGANAVDAFYVTGSKGAPLPGDEAASVARKLEETLRG; translated from the coding sequence GTGACGGGTACGGACGTACGCACGGATGCAGAGGACTCGGGACCCAGCGGCTACGCGGCGGCCCGGCTGCGCCTCCTCCAGGAGGAGGCGCGGTCCGGGCCGCCGCGCCGTACCGCCCTGGCCGAGCTGACCGACGACTGGCTCGGGGGACTGTTCGCCGCGGGCGCATGCGAACCGCACGGAGTCTCGCTCGTCGCCGTCGGGGGATACGGGCGCGGCGAACTCTCGCCCCGCAGCGACCTCGATCTGCTGCTCCTGCACGACGGGTCCGACCAGGAGGCGGTGGCCACGCTGGCCGACCGCATCTGGTACCCCGTCTGGGATCTGGGACTGGCCCTCGACCACTCCGTACGCACCCCCGCCGAGGCCCGCAAGACAGCCGGCGAAGACCTCAAGGTACAGCTGGGGCTGCTGGACGCCCGGCACATCGCCGGTGACCCGGGACTGACCGCCGGGCTGCGCACGGCCGTCCTCGCCGACTGGCGCAACCAGGCGCCCAAACGCCTCCCGGAACTCCAGGAGCTGTGCGCCGAGCGGGCCGAACGGCAGGGGGAGCTGCAGTACCTCCTGGAACCCGACCTCAAGGAGGCGCGAGGCGGACTGCGCGACGCCACCATGCTCCGGGCCGTCGCCGCCTCCTGGCTCGCCGACGCCCCGCGTGAAGGACTCGCCGACGCCCGCCGCAGCCTGCTCGACGTACGGGACGCGCTGCACCTCACCACCGGGCGCGCCACCGACCGGCTCGCGCTCCAGGAACAGGACCAGGTCGCCGCCGAGCTGGGACTGCTGGACGCCGACACCCTGCTGCGCCAGGTGTACGAGGCCGCGCGGGTCATCTCCTACGCCAGTGACGTGACCTGGCGTGAAGTGGGGCGCGTACTGCGCTCGCGCGCCGTGCGGCCCCGGCTGCGCAAATTGGTAGGGGACAGGAGCGACTTCCTCAGAAGGGCGGTGGTGGGCGACGGGAGAGCGCTCGGTGGCGGCAAGCCGGTCGCCGAGCGGTCGCCGCTCGCCGAGGGCGTCGTCGAGCAGGACGGGGAGGTCGTGCTCGCGCGGGCCGCCAAGCCCGACCGGGACCCCGTGCTGCCGCTGCGCGCCGCCGCCGCTGCCGCCCAGGCCGGACTGCCGCTCTCCCTCCACGCCGTACGACGCCTCGCCGCTGCCGCCCGGCCGATGCCGACGCCCTGGCCCGCAGAGGCGCGCGAGCAGCTCGTCACCCTGCTGGGTTCGGGGCGCCCGACCGTGGACGTCTGGGAGGCGCTGGAGGCCGAAGGCCTCATCACGCACCTGCTCCCCGACTGGGAGCGGGTCCGCTGCCGGCCGCAGCGCAACGCCGTGCACATCTGGACCGTCGACCGGCACCTCATCGAGACCGCCGTCCGCGCCTCCGAACTGACCCGCCGGGTCCACCGCCCCGACCTCCTCCTCGTCGCCGCGCTGCTGCACGACATCGGCAAGGGCTGGCCCGGCGACCACTCCGTCGCCGGCGAGATCATCGCCAAGGACGTGGCGGCCCGCATCGGCTTCGACCGCGAGGACGTGGCGGTGCTCTCCACGCTGGTACGGCATCATCTGCTGCTCGTCGACACCGCCACCCGGCGTGACCTGGAGGATCCGGCCACCGTCCGGTCCGTGGCCGACGCCGTCGGATCGCCGGGCACACTCGAACTGCTGCACGCGCTCACCGAGTCGGACGCTCTCGCCACCGGGCCCGCCGCCTGGTCGTCATGGCGGGCCTCGCTCGTCTCCGAGCTGGTCAAGCGGGTCGAGGCGGTGTTCGCCGGGGACGCCCCCGAGGAGCCCGAGCCCGGCGACCCCAGCGCCGAGCAGGAACGACTCGCCATCGAGGCGTTCCGCACGGGCGGGCCGGTGCTGTCGCTGCGCGCACAGCCCGACGGCGCGACCGCCGACGCCGAGGAGAAGGAGGAGAAGGCCGACCCCGAGCCGCTCGGTGTGGAACTCCTCATCGCCGTACCCGATCAGGAGGGCGTCGTGCCCGCCGTCGCCGGCATCCTCGCCATGCACCGGCTCACCGTGCGCACGGCCGAACTGCGGGCGCTCGACCTGCCGGACGTGGAGGGCTCCGTCCTGCTGCTGAACTGGCGGGTCGCCGCCGAGTACGGCTCGCTGCCCCAGGCGGCCCGGCTCCGCTCCGACCTCGTACGGGCCCTGGACGGCTCGCTGGACATCGCCGGGCGGCTCGCCGAGCGCGACGCGGCCTATCCCCGGCGCCGCGGCGTCGTCGCGCCTCCGCCACGGGTCACCGTGGCCGCGGCTGCCTCCCGGCACGCCACGGTCATCGAGGTGCGCGCCCAGGACGCCCCCGGCCTCCTGCACCGGATCGGGCGCGCCCTGGAGGAGGCCGGGGTTCGGGTGCGCAGCGCGCATGTGTCGACGCTGGGCGCCAACGCCGTGGACGCGTTCTACGTCACCGGGTCGAAGGGCGCACCGCTGCCGGGCGACGAGGCGGCGTCCGTGGCACGGAAGCTGGAGGAGACCCTGCGGGGCTGA
- a CDS encoding bifunctional DNA primase/polymerase, with protein MGFTIGGIREMRSGARRRGRSSECTAVAEFTGLCGWDVAPGARAASGACSCGRTDCSAPGAHPLDFAPPVPAGATLDEVTEAWGEFPGAAVMLPVGRSFDVIEVAESAGRHALARLERMGLPLGPVTITPEGRAHFFVAPGAAAQLPALLYRMGWDDPSALDLRGLGPGAHITAPPSDRAGLGPVRWLRSPALDSATQPPAARLLLGTLAYVAHRSRA; from the coding sequence ATGGGCTTCACGATCGGCGGCATCCGGGAGATGCGATCCGGCGCGCGTCGACGCGGCCGTTCCTCTGAATGTACGGCCGTGGCCGAGTTCACCGGCCTCTGCGGGTGGGACGTCGCCCCCGGCGCGCGGGCGGCATCGGGCGCGTGCTCGTGCGGCAGGACCGACTGCTCCGCGCCCGGCGCGCATCCACTCGACTTCGCGCCGCCGGTCCCCGCCGGGGCCACGCTCGACGAGGTGACCGAGGCCTGGGGCGAGTTCCCCGGCGCCGCCGTGATGCTGCCGGTGGGCCGCTCCTTCGACGTGATCGAGGTCGCCGAGTCGGCGGGCCGGCACGCACTCGCCCGGCTTGAGCGCATGGGCCTTCCGCTCGGCCCCGTGACCATCACCCCCGAGGGCCGCGCCCACTTCTTCGTCGCCCCCGGCGCCGCCGCCCAACTGCCCGCGCTGCTCTATCGCATGGGCTGGGACGACCCGTCCGCCCTCGACCTGCGCGGCCTCGGCCCCGGCGCCCACATCACCGCCCCGCCCTCCGACCGCGCCGGCCTCGGCCCGGTCCGCTGGCTCCGCTCCCCCGCCCTCGACTCGGCGACACAGCCCCCGGCCGCGCGATTGCTGCTGGGGACACTGGCGTACGTGGCACACCGGTCGCGGGCCTAG
- a CDS encoding ammonium transporter has protein sequence MNGTDTGFVLISAALVMLMTPGLALFYGGMVRAKSVLNMLMMSFISLGIVTILWVLYGYSLAFSGDIGGFIGNLDAIGLKGINADSTMANFADEQISVFAFALFQMLFAVITAALMSGALADRVKFSSWMIFIGIWVTVVYFPIAHWVWATGGWLFEMGVIDFAGGTAVHINAGVGALAAVLVVGKRVGFKRDPMRPHNMPMVLLGTALLWFGWFGFNAGSELGVDGTTAQMAINTQIATGAAVMGWLIYERIRHGAFTTLGACSGAVAGLVAITPSGGHVNAFGAMLIGVVAGAVCSWAVSLKYKLGYDDSLDVVGVHLVGGVIGTLMVGFLAMEGAGWSQFGKQATGAFSVMGYTFVLTYIIAFVIQKTIGFRASEEDEVAGIDQAAHAETAYDFSSAAGSHISASASSVAAPQSKKVEA, from the coding sequence TTGAACGGCACAGATACCGGATTCGTATTGATCAGTGCGGCGCTCGTCATGTTGATGACGCCCGGGCTGGCGCTCTTCTACGGCGGCATGGTCCGCGCCAAGAGCGTGTTGAACATGCTGATGATGTCCTTCATCTCGTTGGGCATCGTCACCATCCTGTGGGTGCTCTACGGGTACTCGCTGGCCTTCAGTGGTGACATCGGCGGCTTCATCGGCAATCTGGACGCGATCGGGCTGAAGGGCATCAACGCCGACAGCACGATGGCGAACTTCGCGGACGAGCAGATCTCGGTCTTCGCGTTCGCCCTCTTCCAGATGCTGTTCGCCGTGATCACGGCCGCTCTCATGAGTGGTGCGCTCGCCGACCGTGTCAAGTTCAGTTCCTGGATGATCTTCATCGGGATCTGGGTCACCGTGGTGTACTTCCCGATCGCCCACTGGGTCTGGGCGACCGGCGGATGGCTCTTCGAGATGGGCGTCATCGACTTCGCGGGTGGTACCGCCGTTCACATCAACGCAGGTGTCGGCGCACTCGCGGCCGTCCTTGTCGTGGGCAAGAGGGTCGGATTCAAGAGGGACCCGATGCGGCCGCACAACATGCCGATGGTCCTGCTCGGCACCGCGCTGCTGTGGTTCGGCTGGTTCGGCTTCAACGCCGGCTCCGAGCTCGGCGTCGACGGCACCACCGCCCAGATGGCCATCAACACCCAGATCGCGACCGGGGCCGCCGTGATGGGCTGGCTGATCTACGAGCGCATCCGCCACGGCGCCTTCACGACGCTCGGTGCCTGCTCGGGTGCCGTCGCCGGTCTCGTCGCGATCACCCCGTCCGGTGGTCACGTCAACGCCTTCGGCGCCATGCTCATCGGTGTCGTCGCCGGTGCGGTCTGCTCCTGGGCCGTCAGCCTCAAGTACAAGCTCGGCTACGACGACTCCCTCGACGTCGTCGGCGTCCACCTCGTCGGCGGTGTCATCGGTACCCTCATGGTCGGCTTCCTGGCCATGGAGGGCGCAGGCTGGAGCCAGTTCGGCAAGCAGGCCACCGGTGCCTTCTCGGTGATGGGCTACACCTTCGTCCTCACCTACATCATCGCCTTCGTCATCCAGAAGACGATCGGCTTCCGCGCCTCCGAGGAGGACGAGGTCGCCGGTATCGACCAGGCGGCCCACGCCGAGACCGCGTACGACTTCAGCTCGGCCGCCGGTTCGCACATCTCCGCCAGCGCGAGCAGCGTCGCTGCCCCTCAGAGCAAGAAGGTCGAGGCATGA